The nucleotide sequence CACAAACTGAACTTTCCTACCGTTTCTTTACACTTTAACCGCCCAACGCTGACCGCCCCAGCGAGACTAACCATGTTTTCCGACGCCCTCTCCATCGCGTTCTGGACATGCTTGTTCCTGGGATCGTTTACGTACATTATTTACCCGATCTTGATCCTTATATTCGCCAATTTGTTTGGGCGAAGAGTACCCGACGACACACTTGTTAAGCTCCAGCCGCAATCCGCGGCCGCTGAACTCGCGGTGGCAGAACAGGCGCACGCGGCGAGCCCGGACGATTTTTTGCCGACACTTTCGCTCCTCATTGCCGCTCACAACGAAGAGGCGGACATTGAAGCTCGTATCCAGAACGCGCTCGCTCTCGATTACCCGGCCGGCAAACTCGAAATCGTGATCGCGTCGGACGGCAGCACTGATGGGACGAACGATATCGTCCGGCGGTTCGCGGACCGGGGCGTGCGACTTCTGGCGTACTCACTGAACCAGGGTAAGGCGTCGGTTCTCGATAAATCGGTCCCGCGCCTGACCGGACAAGTCGTGATCCTCTCGGACGCCAATACACACATGGCGCCGGACGCGGCCCGGCGGTTGGCGGCGTGGTTCTCGGACCCGGACATTGGGGTCGTTTGCGGGCGCCTCGTTCTGACGGACGCGCGGACCGGCAAAAATGTCGACGGGTTGTACTGGAAGTACGAAACGTTCCTCAAAAAATGCGAGAGCCGTTTGGGGGCGCTGCTCGGGTCGAACGGTGCCATCTACGCGATCCGCAAGTCGCTCTTCCCCGGTGTGGCGGCGGGTACGATCATCGACGACTTTGTGATCCCGCTCAATGCGAAACTGCGGTCCGGGTGCCGGATCGTTTACGACCCACACGCCGTTGCCCACGAGGAAACCGCACCCACAATGCGAGCGGAGTTCCGCCGGCGGGTTCGGATCGGGGCCGGTGGGTTCCAAAGTATCGGAATGCTGTGGCCGCTCCTTGCACCGACGAACGGTTGGGTGGCGTTCACCTTCCTGAGCCACAAAGTTCTGCGCTGGGCGTGCCCGTTCTTTCTTTTGGGAATGTTGGGCGCAAACGCCCTACTGCTCAGCGACCCCCTGTACGCCTGGACAATGAGCGTGCAAGCGGCGTTTTACGCTCTGGCAGCGGTCGGCAATTGGCTCCCAGCACGCCCGCGGGTCCTACGGTACTTCCGCCTCCCGACGATGTTCGTGTCGATGAACGCGGCCCTGTGCCTCGGTTTCTTCCGCTGGTGCCTCGGGCGCCAGGGCGGGACGTGGAAGCGAACGGACCGAACCACTGAAGGCGTGAGCCTGCCCGAAGTTCATCCCGTGGGCTCGGGGCAATAAAGTCCTTTGCAGTGGAGTAGGTATAGGGGATCGGTAGACGGACACGCTGGAGCGCAGGAATGTTGGGATTGGGCGGCCGGGGGTTGGATCGTTGGCTCGTCCCGTACTTACTCTCTGGGTCGAAGCGCCGAGCGCCGGCGCAAGGGCAACCGGTTCACCTGCTCCTGGCGATTTGCGACCATTACGAACCCAAGCGCGGGAACGCACCGCCGGAAAAAGCGCGGGCGCGGGTGCAGCAGTGGATCGAGGAATACCCGCGACTCTTCGACCGGTTCCGCGACGCGGACGGCATGCCGCCGCAATACTCGTTCTTCTATCCCGAAGACGAGTACGAGCCGGAACTCGTTGACATGGTGGCGGAGTTGTGCCGGCACAAGAGCGGCCAGCGCTACGGCGAAGTGGAGATCCACCTCCACCACGACAACGACACGGCCGACAACCTGCGGCGCACGCTGTTGAACTTCAAAACGACGCTGGCCGAGCGACACGGGTTGCTCTCGCGAGACAAGGAAACGGGCGAGATCGTATACGGGTTCATTCACGGAAACTGGTGCCTCGACAACTGTCGGCGCGACGGCCGCTGGTGCGGAGTGAACAACGAACTGGACGTGCTGCGAGAGACGGGGTGCTACGCGGACTTCACCCTACCATCCGCACCGAGCGAGACACAAACGCGGAAGATCAACAGTATTTATTGGGCCGTGGACGATCCGAACCGGCCGAAATCACACGACACGGGCGTCGATTTGGGCACCGCACCCAAACCAAAAGACAGCCTTTTGATGATTCAAGGTCCGTTGGCTTTAGACTGGGCGCGAAAGAAGTGGGGACTTCTCCCAAAAATCGAGAATGCGTGCTTGCAGAAAAGTCAACCACCAGATAAAAATCGACTGGAACTCTGGCTGCGTGCTTGCGTTAAAATTCCGACGAAGCCAAACTGGTATTTCGTTAAATTGCACACGCACGGAGTAAACGAACCCAACCAAGACGTGCTCCTCGGTGAGTCGATGGTTCGGTTCCACGAGATGCTCTCGGAGCGAGCGAACCGGGATCCCCTTTTCCGGTTCCACTATGTAACGGCGCGGGAGATGGCAAACATCGCTCTCGCGGCCGATCGCGACCTGGATCTGACCATCCAAGAAGCACGTTCGCTCCGGTACATCCCACTCGGGTAATTTCGCCCAGTGGGCCCACCGCGGGTCCCGTTCCCCAAGGAGGACGCCCCAATGTCCCGTTTGAAGTTTCTCATGGTAGCGACCGTCGCTGCCGCCGCAGCTCTGGTCGCTCCGGCGAAGAGCGAAGCGGCCCTCACCGTCACCATCAAAGATGGTGCCAACACCACTATCCTGACCGATGGTGACAACGACGGCCTCATCACTACTCCCACCGCTGCCACCAACTCCACCACCGGCGGTGTCGTTGTGGGCGGTTACCGTATCGGTTTGACCTCGTCCTTTACGCCTGGCGCTATATCTTCTGAGCTCACGACGAATACGACCTTGCGAGTTTTCCGCACCGGAGGGGCTATTTCCGGTCCCCTTACGATTACCGTTCTGGAAGATAACCTCACGACCCCCGTCGCTCCGGCGAGCGGCCTACTGAATTTGCTCAACGCCCTTACTCTGCTGCAAGTCACTGGAACCGGGAGCAATGTTTCGGTAGTCACGATCGCTAGTAACATTCCCGCCGGCGCTGGTGACCCCACCAGCACGAGCGCTGTTACACTCTCGAATCCGAACTCGGGCGGTGACTCCCACACCACCTTCAAGCAAACAACGAACCCGTACTCTCTGAGCCAAGTGTTTACTGTTACGCTTGGTTCGGGTGGTTCTGCGAATTTTAGCGGCACTGGTAGCGTCAACGCAGCTCCCGCTCCCGCCGGTCTCGTGATGCTGGCGACCGTGCTGCCGTTCGCTGGCATGCTCCGTCGCCGGCTCCGCAAGAGCGAAGTCGCGACCGTTGCCTAAACTGCGCCGTTACTTGGCACCCTGAAAATCGCGTCGCCTGGGTAGTCATTATGATTACTCAGGCGACTTTGTTTTCCGTTTGTCTCTGCTAAACTTCAAGCACTTCGTCGCTACCCCACGACCGACACCCTGGTTTTTCTCCCATGTGGTTCAAAATCAACTGGCGTTTCCTGGTGAAACTCTCCGCGGTGGCGATCGTAGCCCTGATCGCGGTTCATTTCACCCACCGCTGGCAGGTGCGCCAGCAAGTCGGGGCGTTTCTGCGTTTGGCCGACGCCGCACGCGATGCAAAGGATGGTGACGAAAAAGCAGCGGAGCGAGAGATCGCCTACCTCAAGCGATACGTGATGGCGCGGCCAAACGAAAACGACGTGCGCGAGCGACTGGGACGATTGCTCTGCACGTCCGCAAAGTCGGGAAAGGACATGCTGGAGGGTTACCTCGTTGTCCAGGACATCCTGCGCCGCGATCCGGCGCGCGACGAATTGCGTCGATTCGCCATCGATTTCGCACTGAATCGCCTCGGCTTGTACACGGAAGCTCTCGCAGACGTCGAAATTCTGCTCGATAAACGAAAGGGTGATGGCGAACTCAAGGCACTGGAGGCCCGGTGTTTCGTTCAGGCCAAAATATACGACAAGGCTAAGCACTCGTATCTAGCAGCAATCGAGGTCCGACCCGATCTACTTGATGCCTATACTGGGTTAGCGGCGGTACTCCGAGTCGAACTCAAACAGGCTAAGGAGGCGGATAAAGTCGTCGTAATGCTGTTCAAGAACAACCAGGAAAATTTTCGTGCACACCTATTGATAGCGGACTATTGGCGCACGTTTTGGGGACTCGGCCAGAGCGCGTTTGAGTCTGCTAGTTTAGTTGCGGCGGCGCAAAAGTTAAAGGAACATGCGGAAGTTGCGGACGCGATCGCGAACGCTGTAGAGGTAGCGAAAAGACTGGCCCCAGACAATCTCGACGTCATCCTCGCTGTTTCGGACGTTTCACGCTTCCGTAGTTACAAACTGGCCCGATCACCTGACAAAGAGGATCGGGACAAGGCTGCGGCAGCGTTCACCGAGGCTCACGGCATTCTGAAAGCCGGGTTGGTCAAGTACCCTCAAGCGCCCGCACTTTATCTCGCCCTCGCCGCACGAGAATCTGAGCAGCGCCAGGAAAAAGATCCCGCGACCGTCATCAAGGACGGACTGGAGGCGATTCCCGACTCGCCCCCATTGACGCAGGCCCTCTTGGGCTATCAAATTCTTGCCGGGGACGCGCCGGGCGCGTCCGAGACGCTCGGTAAATTAAAAGGCCGCGGACTAACGCCCACACAAGCCGAACTCTACGAGGGGCGCATTCTAATACTCAGAAGTGAGTGGTACGAAGCCGCCGCAGCCCTGGAGCGCGTGCGAACGACCACAGTAGACAATCCCGCACTGGAGCGCGAGGCGAATCTGTACTTGGGGCGGTGTTACGAGCAATTGGGCATTAAAGATCGGCGGCTGGACGCCTTCAATCGGGCCGTCCCCGTCGATACGACGGACGCACTCTGGGTGCCCGCACTTTTGGGTGTTGCAGAAGCGGAGACGGCGCTCGGGAAGACGGACGCCGCACTACAAGTTTACATGAAACTCCAAACGCAAGCTCCCGGAGTGTGGTTGCAGGTCGCGCGCCTTCAAATGCTTAAGGCCCTCCAAACTCCCGCCGACAAGAACCGCAACTGGCGGGATACTGAAGAGGCGCTCAAGAACGCGGAACAGATTCTGCCAAAGAGCACGGATGTTCGGCTTCTGAGGGCGACCCTTCTCGCTACCCAGGGCAACGCGGCCGAAGCCCGAACGCGGCTCGAGGTACTCAAATCCGAGAGGCCCAAAGACGCGGCCGTGTGGATCGCGTTGGCGGCCCAGGATCAGCACGACGGGAAACCGAAACAGGCCCTCGAAACCCTCAACGCGGCCGAAAAAGAAATCGGAGATTCGCACACGCTTCGGCTGGCGCGCGCGAAGCTCTGGGTGGACGTCAAGGAGCCAGAACTTTCTCAAAAGCTTCAAACACTCGCGTCCGACCTGCACAAGTTCTCCCCCGAACAGCAGCGGTTTCTGCTCTCTGGGCTGGCGGAACTGGCAACGGCTACGGTGACCGGTCCGCTCGGGGGCCAGTTGTGGGACCGTGTGGCCGAGCTCCGGCAATTCGACCTCGGCGTCCAGTTGACCCGTTTTGACCTCGCAGTCCGATCCGGAGACGAGAGCAAAATCGCCAGTGTTTTGGAGAAAATCCGCGAGATCGATGGTGAAGCGGGGTCCGCGGCCCGCCTCAGCCGGGCCCTCGTCCTCATCTGGCGCGCTCAAAACAAGAAAGAGCCGGCCGGTCTCAACGAAGCCGACCTGCTGCTCGCTGGGCTGGAGCGCGAGCGAAGCGGACGGGCTCGGGTCGTCTTCGCGCAAGCTCTGGTCGACGACCTGCGCGGCCAGCCATCGGCACTCGCCAAGTATCAGAAGGCGGTCGAGGCGGGTGAGACGAGCCCCGATGCGCTCCGCCGACTAATAGAGCTGCTTCACGCGGCCGGCCGCTCCAAGGAAGCTGAAAGCTACCTCGCAAAACTGCCGAAAGAGGCCCTCGCGAACAGTTCGATGCTGCGGCTCGCGGCCGAGTTGTCGCTCCCGACCAATAAAGCTCTGGCCATCACCTACGCGGAGCGGACTATACCCGACAACTCAACAAACCCCGCCGAATACATTTGGCAGGGACAGATATTTTCCCGCGCGGGGGACGCGACCAAAGCCGAAGCCGCGTTCCGTAAAGCGACCGCGGTGCGCCCGGACGCATTGGACGGCTGGTTGGTACTCATCGAGCACCAGACCCTCACGCAGGGCAAGAAAGACAAGAATGAAGGCGAAAGAACATTTGACGAGGCCAAAGACAAGGTCGCCAAAGCCGAAAGGACGCTGTTCCTCGCCCTGGCGCATACGATCCTCGGAAAGGGTGATAAGGCTGCAGAAGCGTACAAACAAGCACGGGTAGAACGCCCCACCGATCTGCGGACACTTCAGGCAGAAGCGGATTTCTTGTTCAAATACGCCAAGTACGATAAAGACGGGCACAGCACGGAGGCAGTTGAAGCGTACCGGCGAGTGCTCGCGCTCTCGACCGCTTCGCCCGCCGATAAGGATGCCGCCCGACAAAGGATCGTACTGATCCTCGCCTCCAGTCCCAACTACGCCGTTTCTCGGCAAGCACTTTTGGAACTCGGGGCGGCGCAGGACGACCGCCGATCGCGGCTCATGGCGCTAGCGTTCCAGCGCGATCGGGCGAGCCGCTTGGAAGCCATCGGTATGCTCGAAGCCGACCGGAAAGGCACTGAGCGCGGGCTCACCCCCGAGGACCAGTTTTTACTCGCCCAGCTTTACCGTATGGTTGGGGATCGGAGCCAGGTGCGATTGGTCATGTCCAATCTGCTCGAGAAAAACGGCGAGGTTCCACTCTACGTTCGGTTCTACGGAAGCTGGCTGCTCCTGATTGGCGACTCCCGAGCGGCAGAGGAATGGGTGAAGCGCCTGGGCGCCCTTCAGCCCGATGCCTTCGGAACCGCGGAGTTGCAGGCCCGACTCGCCGCGGCCAAGGGCAAAGGGGACCTGGCCGCCGCCCGCAACATCATTGTCCCCCGTGCGGACCGGCCCGGCGCACCCGTGCAGGCCGTCGCAACCATCTGCGAGAGCATCAAACTTTACGAGGACGCCGAGCGGTTGTTCCAACGAGCCACGGACCGGGCCAAAGAAAAACGACCCGAGGCCCCGCTCGTGCTCGCCGGGTTCTACGGTCGCCGGGGCCGAACGGCCGACGCGCTCCGGATCTGCGACGAGGTTCGGAAAGCGGTTCCCGCAGCAACGGCGTTGGCGGGAAAGTTCGCGGTCGAGGCCCTTTACAGTAACCCCGTGTCCGCACCCGCAGACACGAACCGCGTCGCGGATTGGCTCGATGAAGCGGCCAAGAAAGCCGACGCAAAAACCAAAGCGATCCTTGTCCAGCTCCTCGCATCGGTCCGAAACCTTCAGGGGAACTACGCCGAAGCGATGCGGCTCTACCGCGACGCGATCGACACCAATAAGGACGACGTACTGGCCCTCAACAACCTCGCGTTCCTGGTCTCGGCCCAAGAGAAGAACCACGACGAGGCGCTCCGACTGATCAAGCGCGCCCAAGGTGCAGGCGGAACGCTACCAGAACTGCTCGACACCGAGGCCCTCATTCTCCTGCAAAAGAAGGATTTCGGAGCGGCGCGGCGGTTGCTTGAAACGGTCACCGTCGAGGACCCGAGTGGCACGGCGTACTACCACCTCGCGCAAGTGGAACTCGCCGCCGGGGACCGCAAGCTCGAAGCGAAACGGGCCTGGCAGCAGGCCGAAGATTTTGGGATCAAGCTCGCCGACCTGCACCCGCTCGAGCGCGCCGAGTTTGAACGGGTGTCGGCCCTCTTAAAGTAATCCCGCACGCGCCGACCCACTCCGAAAGTCGCCCGGGGCGCAGGGCCATTGAAAGTTTCACAGTGGTGAAGCGAGGAGGTTGATCGCTTCGTGGAATCGAGCGGCCAACCTCCGTATAGCGCGCGCATGGTTGTCGGCTTCGACGTGTGCGAGGAGATGAACGCTCACGTTGCGTAACGCGGCGAGCACCTGCGGCGCGGAACCGCGGCGCACCGGGCACGCATCCTCGCCCAGCGTCACGTCCCGGACGTAGTGCAGACTGTTCTCGATCCGCCCGTGCTCGCGCACCAACTCCAGCAGCCGTTTCGCGTCGGCCTTCTCCGGGGGCCGGCTGGTGATCCCGTGGACCACCTCCTCATACGCCTTGCCCTTGCGAATCCCCCAGCGGCGCACGCGGAACCCCTGCTTCAGCCCGGGCCACTTCGGATGCACCGTTAGGATCACCGTGCTCTCCAAACTCCGGTGCTCAACGCGCCCGTGCCCCTTCTCGGTCGTTCGCGCGAACCGTGGACCGGGCGCCGGTTCCTTCGGCGGCACCCGCCCGTCGGGGGGAAAATGTCGCCGCTTGAGCGGCGAATGCGAGTCCCGCGTCGATATCCACGGCCAGGGCATGCTGGTTGTCCTTGACCACCAGCACATAGTCATCGCCCCGATCGCGAACCGCTTGGCACACATCGGCTTGTGTGAACATCGCGTCGCCGGTGATGATGTACCCGCCCGGGCGCGGGGGCAGGATGTTGAGCAACTCCAGCGCGGCCTTGTACTCGTTGGTCTTGGTATCGACACGCAGTTGAGCCAGAACGGCTTGGAAGCGTGGCGCGAATGCCGCCAGGAGGTGAACGCCGGGTAGTTGCGCGGCTCGGTCGGCGCTGCCGCGAGCGCACTTGCCGTCCATGTTGACGACGAGCACGTCGTCGGGCGGCAGACGGGCCGCGATCCACTTACGCAGAACCGCCTCCAGCGCCCGAACGTCGACCCGCGGGAGCAGTTTGGAGAGCGTGGAAGCGGTGGGCAATCGTCGTCGTGGGAACCCTAGGAGCAAGGCGAAGTCGCCACCATAATCGTCGGCGAGTTGGATGATCGCACCGGGCGAACGTCGGCCCAAGAGGATGCCGACGACCAGCAGAGCGAGGATGGGAGCGAAAGGGAAGGACCGTCCCTTGTCATCTCGTGGATCGGGAACGGCGGCCAACGCATCCAACAGGCAAGTGGGAGGCATCGAAGCAACTCCAAGTGCCCGCCGCTCCAATTGCGACGGCGGGGCACCGGAATAGCACATCCCCCCATTTCACCAAGATGAAACTTTCAATAGCCCTGGCCCGGGGCGCGGAACTCCTTCCGCACCCCGATTCATTTCACCCGAGGTACCGATTGTGCCGATTAGATCGATACGATGTTGGAATGCCACGGCAGGGAGGCGCATATGGGCGCGATTCGGAAGACCACCGGCCCGACCTTTGCTCTGATCGCGGCGGTACTGGCCAGCGGAGGCTGCCTGAGCGCGGGTCCGCGCCGGCCATCCGTACCAACCGCGGATCTCCCACGCGAACTGGTCAAAGTTTCACTACCGGACTACCGGGTCGAACCGCCCGACGTGCTCCTGATCGAAGCCGTTCGTGCGATCCCCAAACCGCCGTACCGGGCCGAACCGCTCGACGTGTTGTTCCTTCAGCTAGCGGAGCCCATCCCGGGCGAGCCGCTGGCCGGACCGGTCAGCATCGAGTCGGACGGGACCATCAACCTCGGGGCCGGGTACGGAGGGTCGGTGAAGGTCGTGGGGTTGACGATCCCGGAAATCAAAGAGGTGATCGAAAAGCACCTCGAAAAAGTGGTCGGACTGAAGGGTCCGCGTCTCACGGTGTCGCTCGCCCAGGGG is from Gemmata palustris and encodes:
- a CDS encoding glycosyltransferase family 2 protein — translated: MFSDALSIAFWTCLFLGSFTYIIYPILILIFANLFGRRVPDDTLVKLQPQSAAAELAVAEQAHAASPDDFLPTLSLLIAAHNEEADIEARIQNALALDYPAGKLEIVIASDGSTDGTNDIVRRFADRGVRLLAYSLNQGKASVLDKSVPRLTGQVVILSDANTHMAPDAARRLAAWFSDPDIGVVCGRLVLTDARTGKNVDGLYWKYETFLKKCESRLGALLGSNGAIYAIRKSLFPGVAAGTIIDDFVIPLNAKLRSGCRIVYDPHAVAHEETAPTMRAEFRRRVRIGAGGFQSIGMLWPLLAPTNGWVAFTFLSHKVLRWACPFFLLGMLGANALLLSDPLYAWTMSVQAAFYALAAVGNWLPARPRVLRYFRLPTMFVSMNAALCLGFFRWCLGRQGGTWKRTDRTTEGVSLPEVHPVGSGQ
- a CDS encoding tetratricopeptide repeat protein, with the protein product MWFKINWRFLVKLSAVAIVALIAVHFTHRWQVRQQVGAFLRLADAARDAKDGDEKAAEREIAYLKRYVMARPNENDVRERLGRLLCTSAKSGKDMLEGYLVVQDILRRDPARDELRRFAIDFALNRLGLYTEALADVEILLDKRKGDGELKALEARCFVQAKIYDKAKHSYLAAIEVRPDLLDAYTGLAAVLRVELKQAKEADKVVVMLFKNNQENFRAHLLIADYWRTFWGLGQSAFESASLVAAAQKLKEHAEVADAIANAVEVAKRLAPDNLDVILAVSDVSRFRSYKLARSPDKEDRDKAAAAFTEAHGILKAGLVKYPQAPALYLALAARESEQRQEKDPATVIKDGLEAIPDSPPLTQALLGYQILAGDAPGASETLGKLKGRGLTPTQAELYEGRILILRSEWYEAAAALERVRTTTVDNPALEREANLYLGRCYEQLGIKDRRLDAFNRAVPVDTTDALWVPALLGVAEAETALGKTDAALQVYMKLQTQAPGVWLQVARLQMLKALQTPADKNRNWRDTEEALKNAEQILPKSTDVRLLRATLLATQGNAAEARTRLEVLKSERPKDAAVWIALAAQDQHDGKPKQALETLNAAEKEIGDSHTLRLARAKLWVDVKEPELSQKLQTLASDLHKFSPEQQRFLLSGLAELATATVTGPLGGQLWDRVAELRQFDLGVQLTRFDLAVRSGDESKIASVLEKIREIDGEAGSAARLSRALVLIWRAQNKKEPAGLNEADLLLAGLERERSGRARVVFAQALVDDLRGQPSALAKYQKAVEAGETSPDALRRLIELLHAAGRSKEAESYLAKLPKEALANSSMLRLAAELSLPTNKALAITYAERTIPDNSTNPAEYIWQGQIFSRAGDATKAEAAFRKATAVRPDALDGWLVLIEHQTLTQGKKDKNEGERTFDEAKDKVAKAERTLFLALAHTILGKGDKAAEAYKQARVERPTDLRTLQAEADFLFKYAKYDKDGHSTEAVEAYRRVLALSTASPADKDAARQRIVLILASSPNYAVSRQALLELGAAQDDRRSRLMALAFQRDRASRLEAIGMLEADRKGTERGLTPEDQFLLAQLYRMVGDRSQVRLVMSNLLEKNGEVPLYVRFYGSWLLLIGDSRAAEEWVKRLGALQPDAFGTAELQARLAAAKGKGDLAAARNIIVPRADRPGAPVQAVATICESIKLYEDAERLFQRATDRAKEKRPEAPLVLAGFYGRRGRTADALRICDEVRKAVPAATALAGKFAVEALYSNPVSAPADTNRVADWLDEAAKKADAKTKAILVQLLASVRNLQGNYAEAMRLYRDAIDTNKDDVLALNNLAFLVSAQEKNHDEALRLIKRAQGAGGTLPELLDTEALILLQKKDFGAARRLLETVTVEDPSGTAYYHLAQVELAAGDRKLEAKRAWQQAEDFGIKLADLHPLERAEFERVSALLK
- a CDS encoding ISAs1 family transposase, which translates into the protein MPPTCLLDALAAVPDPRDDKGRSFPFAPILALLVVGILLGRRSPGAIIQLADDYGGDFALLLGFPRRRLPTASTLSKLLPRVDVRALEAVLRKWIAARLPPDDVLVVNMDGKCARGSADRAAQLPGVHLLAAFAPRFQAVLAQLRVDTKTNEYKAALELLNILPPRPGGYIITGDAMFTQADVCQAVRDRGDDYVLVVKDNQHALAVDIDAGLAFAAQAATFSPRRAGAAEGTGARSTVRANDREGARAR